Proteins encoded within one genomic window of Mycoplasma phocoenae:
- the rpsO gene encoding 30S ribosomal protein S15 — translation MVTKHRKQEIINKFGKNNKDTGSVVVQIALLTEDIESLKLHFQNNKKDLHSMRGFMAKVNRRKSLLNYLKNDSYDEYLKTIQELNIRK, via the coding sequence ATGGTAACAAAACATCGAAAACAAGAAATTATCAATAAATTTGGTAAAAATAATAAAGATACAGGTTCAGTTGTAGTTCAAATAGCATTATTAACAGAAGATATTGAAAGTTTAAAACTACACTTCCAAAACAATAAAAAGGATCTTCACTCAATGCGTGGATTCATGGCTAAAGTTAACCGCCGTAAATCTTTATTGAATTATTTAAAAAATGATAGTTACGATGAATATTTAAAAACTATTCAAGAACTTAATATACGTAAATAA
- a CDS encoding FAD synthase: MTIFKWPLINQISKAKTILVLGSFETLHLGHYELFKKAKELRSNNPELVIVSLLFKDKSMNNIIKVQQLKPRIYTLDKLGVEITIIIEFNEEFKNISANKFIEELKKINVEKIVCGSDYRFGFNRTGTVDELKKHFDTHSVKLKKIANLKISSSVLKELIKEGKISAVNQFLIDKYSFITSISNYKFTFPVNIQTIPNGIYLTNFVFKNIEYHGFIHINGTEHNQVIIFDLNYDILYFDEVLIEIISEIRHINHIAENKIFESDNKKSIEMFKKSL, from the coding sequence ATGACAATTTTTAAATGACCACTTATTAACCAAATATCAAAAGCTAAAACAATATTGGTTTTGGGTTCTTTTGAAACACTACATTTAGGTCATTATGAATTATTTAAAAAAGCAAAAGAATTACGAAGCAATAACCCGGAGTTGGTTATTGTTTCTTTGCTTTTTAAAGACAAATCTATGAATAACATAATTAAAGTGCAACAATTAAAACCACGTATTTATACATTGGATAAATTAGGGGTGGAAATAACCATCATTATTGAATTTAATGAAGAATTCAAAAACATATCTGCAAATAAATTTATTGAAGAGCTTAAAAAAATAAATGTTGAAAAAATTGTTTGTGGAAGTGATTATCGCTTTGGTTTCAATAGAACCGGCACTGTAGATGAATTAAAAAAACATTTCGATACTCATTCAGTTAAATTAAAAAAAATAGCGAATTTAAAAATATCTTCATCTGTTTTAAAAGAATTAATCAAAGAGGGAAAAATAAGTGCCGTGAATCAATTTTTAATTGATAAATACTCATTTATAACTTCAATTAGTAATTATAAATTCACATTTCCTGTTAATATTCAAACAATTCCTAATGGTATTTATTTAACTAATTTTGTATTCAAAAACATTGAATACCACGGATTTATACATATTAATGGTACTGAACATAATCAAGTTATTATATTTGATTTAAATTATGACATTTTATATTTTGATGAAGTATTAATAGAAATTATTTCAGAAATAAGGCACATAAACCACATTGCTGAAAATAAAATATTTGAATCTGATAATAAAAAATCGATAGAAATGTTTAAAAAATCACTTTAA
- a CDS encoding YcsE-related riboflavin metabolism phosphatase, with amino-acid sequence MPDKKYKLVAFDIDGTILPFEDGQKNQPLKPEIVEMFAKLKQQGYITAFCTGRDIFTIGDKINTPNVDYLIGANGGFIMDLTTREYIFEKSIPYEDFKVFQTATEKLQLPYQFIGKKQGYYNKLFDINHWFTEPFKADFVDVSEYDNNKDDPNYLITVNSEENKEIGAFYKELFKNNNLDMWVLAVWTGGVFIAAKDVHKAKGLEILCNMKGINLRDVVAFGDSSNDVEMLSQVGLGVAMGNASDELKSKAKAVAKPVTEQGAYKFLLEEGIII; translated from the coding sequence GTGCCTGATAAAAAATATAAATTAGTAGCATTCGATATTGATGGAACAATATTGCCATTTGAAGATGGACAAAAAAATCAACCATTAAAACCAGAAATTGTTGAAATGTTTGCTAAATTAAAACAACAAGGATATATTACAGCGTTTTGTACCGGTAGAGATATTTTTACAATCGGTGACAAAATTAATACACCGAATGTTGACTATTTAATTGGGGCAAATGGTGGATTTATCATGGATTTAACTACAAGAGAATATATTTTTGAAAAATCTATACCATATGAAGATTTTAAAGTTTTTCAAACAGCAACAGAAAAATTACAACTACCATACCAATTCATTGGTAAAAAACAAGGATATTACAACAAACTTTTTGATATTAATCATTGATTCACCGAACCCTTTAAAGCTGATTTTGTCGACGTATCTGAATACGATAATAATAAAGATGACCCCAACTACTTAATCACAGTTAATAGTGAGGAAAATAAAGAAATCGGAGCGTTTTACAAAGAATTATTCAAAAATAATAATTTAGATATGTGGGTATTAGCTGTTTGAACTGGAGGAGTATTTATTGCTGCTAAAGATGTTCATAAAGCAAAAGGTTTGGAAATATTATGTAATATGAAGGGTATTAATCTAAGAGATGTTGTAGCGTTCGGGGACTCAAGTAATGATGTAGAAATGTTGAGTCAAGTAGGTCTTGGTGTTGCCATGGGAAATGCAAGCGATGAATTAAAATCAAAAGCTAAAGCAGTTGCAAAACCAGTTACTGAGCAAGGTGCATACAAATTTCTTTTAGAAGAAGGAATAATAATATAA
- the truB gene encoding tRNA pseudouridine(55) synthase TruB: protein MFYALNKEKWISSFKAIKKFQKENNIKKIGHAGTLDPLAEGLLIVATDEDTKLLSYLTLQDKKYICKMQLFKHSNSYDIDIETISILPRFNIEQEDIEKAINILKKQTTQVPPVFSAKKINGKRAYELARQNKSVELKANPIKIYDLDLIQYDKNKGVIEFFAHVSKGTYIRSIVHDLANLLNTDAVMCELFRTATGNITLQKNQKNKQLNNFKDLFGINIHALNKEELITLQKTNTLGIIKGINQETLLAYQNEIVAIAKIYDDKTDIIKIFWPRLNKLSQ, encoded by the coding sequence ATGTTTTATGCATTAAATAAAGAAAAATGAATATCGAGTTTTAAGGCTATTAAAAAGTTTCAGAAAGAAAACAATATTAAAAAAATTGGTCATGCAGGTACATTAGATCCACTTGCAGAAGGTCTATTAATTGTAGCGACAGATGAAGATACGAAATTGTTATCCTATTTGACATTACAAGATAAAAAATATATATGCAAAATGCAACTTTTTAAACATAGCAATTCGTACGATATTGACATTGAAACAATAAGTATTTTGCCAAGATTTAATATCGAACAAGAAGACATTGAAAAAGCGATCAATATACTTAAAAAACAAACTACACAAGTTCCGCCGGTTTTTAGCGCGAAAAAAATAAATGGTAAAAGAGCATACGAATTAGCAAGACAAAATAAAAGCGTAGAGCTAAAGGCTAATCCTATAAAAATTTATGATCTGGATTTAATTCAATACGATAAAAATAAGGGAGTTATTGAATTTTTTGCCCACGTTTCAAAAGGAACATATATTCGTTCAATTGTTCATGATTTAGCAAATTTATTAAATACCGACGCTGTAATGTGTGAACTTTTTAGAACCGCTACAGGTAACATAACTTTACAGAAAAACCAAAAAAACAAACAATTAAATAACTTTAAAGATTTATTTGGTATAAATATACATGCATTAAATAAGGAAGAATTGATAACACTTCAAAAAACCAATACTCTTGGAATAATAAAGGGTATTAATCAAGAAACATTATTAGCATACCAAAATGAAATAGTGGCAATTGCTAAGATATACGATGATAAGACAGATATCATCAAAATTTTTTGACCCCGTTTGAATAAGTTATCACAATAG
- a CDS encoding DUF4298 domain-containing protein produces the protein MKDYKHIETMEDILNNHEKSIETLNEILKSTEKELKNYSKLVNYYFSKQWINDYNDDSKGLIPKNINRGVLSEDLIHNLIITYNETALQMIELGTKILKIK, from the coding sequence ATGAAGGATTATAAACACATAGAAACAATGGAAGATATTTTGAATAACCACGAAAAAAGCATTGAAACATTAAATGAAATACTGAAATCCACTGAAAAAGAATTGAAAAATTACTCTAAATTAGTAAATTATTATTTCAGCAAACAATGAATAAATGATTACAATGACGATAGCAAAGGTTTGATTCCAAAAAACATAAATAGAGGGGTTTTATCAGAAGATCTGATACATAATTTAATTATAACTTACAATGAAACGGCATTACAAATGATCGAATTAGGTACAAAAATTTTGAAAATAAAATAA
- a CDS encoding M28 family peptidase, whose product MKKNKKILNILTMGTIVSLAFTPLLAISCNKVEDKKNDEEAINKLVNEKIQKIKEEENKLKLEQENAKNTEIANKTVSKYWDKFLNENHGRWSGNKTNFNDVNTGNDGIQNIGTNGEITDADLIKKAKFNLDTKIEENVDTYGSFHAYLWLKKELTDLGYKNNTEVVKYPAQAQLQEATGERAANASKTYVAAKGTKSLTKNLVVREDQTDVQSKLNEDGFVTQGFLWHGKDAPQRLGKTYNNFGTNIIVTINPDKEKFKDVEGIKDLYITSHYDSTGYAEHGQGGDVIKGRSSWGATDNATGVAITLAMLKHYSNPENRKNLGVRLHIVFADAEEMGVYGTTAFVNSFVEKSDNVIGAINLDTVSGGDHVYVHSRGAFGTTFGDQVNPGQTAIRDQIIAISQRRAELLNDLSQALEIHPSLQNSEEFEPITVGGTGDWSDHEPFHQKGIRTAYFESTNFDILSKYEVFDGYAQVKDDFAWIDKNGNKVKLVKQSINGGVLEKWVLPEGMKMSDIKLAGDIWHSDFDTPQFMKEHYGNRVYKQLDTIFESITEYIRSVYSFDEKTKTISYID is encoded by the coding sequence ATGAAAAAAAATAAAAAAATATTAAATATTTTAACTATGGGAACTATTGTTTCTTTAGCATTTACACCATTATTGGCAATATCATGTAACAAAGTAGAAGATAAAAAAAATGACGAAGAAGCCATTAATAAACTTGTAAATGAAAAAATACAAAAAATTAAAGAAGAAGAAAACAAGTTAAAACTAGAACAAGAAAATGCAAAAAACACTGAAATTGCTAACAAAACAGTTTCAAAATACTGAGATAAATTCTTGAATGAAAATCACGGTAGATGATCTGGAAATAAAACCAATTTTAATGACGTAAATACTGGTAACGATGGAATACAAAACATCGGAACAAACGGTGAAATTACTGACGCTGATTTAATAAAAAAAGCGAAATTTAATTTAGACACTAAAATAGAAGAAAATGTGGATACTTATGGATCTTTCCACGCTTATTTATGATTGAAAAAAGAGTTAACAGATTTGGGATATAAAAACAACACAGAAGTTGTAAAATATCCAGCTCAAGCACAATTACAAGAAGCAACTGGCGAAAGAGCGGCGAACGCCAGTAAAACATATGTAGCTGCAAAAGGTACAAAATCATTAACAAAAAATCTTGTTGTTCGTGAAGATCAAACAGATGTACAATCAAAACTAAACGAAGATGGTTTTGTTACTCAAGGATTTTTATGACATGGTAAAGATGCTCCGCAGCGTCTTGGAAAAACATACAATAATTTTGGTACAAATATAATTGTAACAATCAACCCAGATAAAGAAAAATTCAAAGATGTTGAGGGAATTAAAGATTTATACATAACAAGTCACTACGATTCAACTGGTTATGCAGAACATGGTCAAGGTGGCGATGTAATCAAGGGAAGATCGTCATGAGGGGCAACTGATAATGCGACTGGTGTTGCAATTACATTAGCTATGTTAAAACATTATTCAAACCCAGAAAACAGAAAAAACTTAGGTGTTAGATTGCACATTGTTTTTGCAGATGCCGAAGAAATGGGAGTTTACGGAACAACTGCTTTTGTAAATAGCTTTGTTGAAAAAAGCGACAATGTTATTGGCGCTATAAACCTTGATACTGTATCAGGTGGGGATCATGTTTATGTTCACTCACGCGGAGCTTTTGGAACTACATTTGGAGACCAAGTAAACCCTGGACAAACAGCAATTAGAGATCAAATTATAGCAATATCTCAAAGAAGAGCTGAATTATTAAATGATTTATCACAAGCATTAGAAATTCACCCTTCATTACAAAATTCAGAAGAATTCGAACCTATAACAGTAGGAGGAACTGGAGATTGATCAGATCATGAACCATTCCACCAAAAAGGAATTAGAACCGCATACTTTGAATCAACAAATTTTGACATATTATCGAAATATGAAGTATTCGATGGTTATGCACAAGTTAAAGACGATTTTGCATGAATAGATAAAAATGGTAATAAAGTAAAATTAGTAAAACAAAGTATCAATGGCGGTGTTTTAGAAAAATGAGTACTACCAGAAGGTATGAAAATGTCTGATATTAAACTTGCCGGTGATATTTGACATAGTGATTTTGATACACCTCAATTTATGAAAGAACACTATGGTAACCGTGTTTATAAACAATTAGACACAATTTTTGAATCAATTACTGAGTACATTCGTTCAGTATACTCATTCGATGAAAAAACAAAAACAATTTCATACATAGATTAA
- the rpsD gene encoding 30S ribosomal protein S4 yields MARFRGSIFKKSRRYGISLLETGKEFAKGKQRKYAPGVHGQKRVKLTDYGLHLYEKQKVRFIYGVNEKQFKNTFFKAAKKPGVTGTNFLQTLESRFDNVIYRAGFAKTRQQARQLVNHGHFTINGKKANIPSMMIKINDVIELKSKSHNNSEIQGAMEERHVAEWIKREEFKATFTRLPERSELNQEINESLIVEYYNR; encoded by the coding sequence ATGGCTCGTTTTAGAGGATCAATTTTTAAAAAATCTCGTCGTTACGGGATTTCATTATTAGAAACAGGTAAAGAATTCGCAAAAGGAAAACAAAGAAAATACGCACCAGGTGTACACGGACAAAAACGTGTTAAGTTAACAGATTACGGACTACACTTATACGAAAAACAAAAAGTTCGTTTCATTTATGGTGTTAACGAAAAACAATTCAAAAATACATTTTTCAAAGCAGCTAAAAAACCAGGTGTTACAGGTACAAACTTCTTACAAACTTTAGAATCAAGATTTGACAATGTTATTTATCGTGCAGGATTTGCAAAAACACGTCAACAAGCACGTCAGTTAGTAAATCACGGGCACTTTACAATCAATGGTAAAAAAGCTAATATCCCATCAATGATGATCAAAATCAATGATGTTATTGAATTAAAATCAAAATCACACAACAACTCAGAAATCCAAGGTGCTATGGAAGAAAGACACGTTGCTGAATGAATCAAACGTGAAGAATTTAAAGCAACATTTACTCGTTTACCAGAAAGAAGTGAATTAAACCAAGAAATCAACGAATCATTAATCGTTGAGTACTACAACCGTTAA
- the thiI gene encoding tRNA uracil 4-sulfurtransferase ThiI — MNQKILLRYGELTLKGKNKINFIKKLHKNLEAKMIGEVITTHDRAYLEYNEKNIEQLNFIFGLSSYSIVYETEANMDKISELILKVAKSEKFKTFKVDTKRSNKNFPLTSQEISMKLGSYILKNIENISVQMIKPDVTFFVEIRNNVAYVFGSYIYTRGGMPVGVTGKTLHLMSGGIDSPVAANLMQKRGLIVDYLNFITPPHTDFLTTQKVDALIQQITKYQLHSRLFQINYTKVMNYISLTSNQKYKITLMRRSFYRIADKIAKKYHYESLSNGENLAQVASQTLESINVIQQVTNMPIFRPLISFDKLETIKIAEQIGTYDISIQKACETCELFAPKEPTTKPSIDEVLKLEAELPRLEELENEAIEKLEIKKFNS, encoded by the coding sequence ATGAATCAAAAAATACTATTACGTTATGGTGAATTAACCTTAAAAGGTAAAAACAAAATAAACTTCATTAAAAAATTACATAAAAACTTAGAAGCAAAAATGATTGGTGAAGTTATAACAACACACGACAGAGCTTATTTAGAGTACAATGAAAAAAATATAGAACAACTAAACTTTATTTTTGGATTATCTAGCTATTCAATAGTTTATGAAACCGAAGCAAATATGGACAAAATATCTGAATTAATTTTAAAAGTTGCTAAAAGTGAAAAATTTAAAACTTTTAAAGTCGACACAAAAAGAAGCAATAAAAACTTTCCTTTAACAAGTCAAGAAATCAGTATGAAACTAGGAAGTTATATTTTGAAAAATATTGAAAACATTTCAGTGCAAATGATAAAACCGGATGTAACTTTTTTTGTCGAAATTAGAAATAATGTAGCTTATGTTTTTGGATCTTATATTTATACAAGAGGGGGTATGCCCGTCGGTGTTACAGGTAAAACATTACATTTAATGTCAGGTGGTATAGATTCACCGGTAGCAGCTAATTTAATGCAAAAAAGAGGATTAATTGTTGATTACTTAAATTTTATTACTCCGCCACATACAGACTTTTTGACAACACAAAAAGTAGATGCGTTAATACAACAAATAACTAAGTATCAACTACATTCAAGACTTTTTCAAATTAATTACACAAAAGTTATGAACTACATTTCTTTAACATCTAATCAAAAATATAAAATAACTTTAATGAGACGAAGTTTTTACAGAATAGCTGATAAAATAGCTAAAAAGTATCATTACGAATCTTTATCTAACGGTGAAAATTTAGCACAAGTTGCTAGTCAAACATTAGAAAGTATCAATGTTATTCAACAAGTAACTAATATGCCGATCTTTAGACCATTAATTAGTTTTGATAAATTAGAAACAATTAAAATTGCAGAACAAATAGGAACATACGATATTTCAATTCAGAAAGCATGTGAAACATGTGAGTTATTTGCTCCAAAAGAACCAACAACCAAGCCTTCTATTGATGAAGTATTAAAACTAGAAGCCGAATTACCAAGATTAGAAGAATTGGAAAATGAAGCCATTGAAAAATTAGAAATTAAAAAATTCAATAGTTAA
- the dnaE gene encoding DNA polymerase III subunit alpha: protein MKLINLHTNTTLSFLESTIDLEELIKLAELNECEYLAITEKGNMFSFARFAILAKEKNIKTIFGLQFNLRIKDKSYQFLAYAQNNKTLKTLFDFNFLHSKQGFVTTEDLTQFNDLVFIDHPTEGYYALTDSYIENLNYYIGLCQYKLDSDELKINLNDKRFLFINEWKANDEFDLKTLNMLYWIKNQSAGTLSYIESINFDINTNVKFIEELISRTNDLAKSLAFEISFDHFKMPVFPNNENIDSFQYLKKQLLKNIPNKLQHIADQQKYMDRLKYELNIIKELGFEDYFLIIWDFIKWAKTNNISIGPGRGSAAGSLVSYILDITQIDPIEYNLLFERFLNPKRVSLPDIDIDVQDDKRGELIQYLVNKYGFNNVATIVTFSTLGTKSAMRDSARAMNIPIPTIDSLAQKIPNSEMSLNEVYENNTSFQNAINNYQLNENGENVLKTAFEEACKIQGFYRQSGTHAAGIIISEENIINKSPVMIANDGLQTQMTMDYLEKFGLLKIDILGLKTLSIISEIVDLIKKHEPEFNIDSIPMNDEKTFNLLTLGKTAGIFQLESPGMIKTLRKVRVDNFNDIVAIISLFRPGPMQYITTYSERKNGNEPVAKIAPIYDEILKSTYGIMIYQEQILEVVQKISKMDYAQADLLRRAISKKKIEQFSQFKNVFIEMSKNNGYTENVIEKIFNDIEKFAEYGFNKSHAVSYATITYRMAYLKRHYPLQFYSAIISSSINSSENMNRYVNEAKELGIEIVSPLIEISSDHSVIKDGKIYLPLNMIKGLGKVGVNNIITERNDNGEFQNLIETILRLRAANIGEAAIKILIKASTFRSYGNQKTLLKALENGSRLMLEIENAFNNKDKTVDWNAINYEVPIEKLAYDYEFESANEYQYLGNIYNSSLTKQYEGEVKLINIHPGTEHVIVVYLNEAVVKISKFNKPFTSVTISDSSATIRLNIWKDSDIKNSVGKLIKATLLKKTDGYFMIKDWKEI, encoded by the coding sequence ATGAAATTAATAAACTTACACACTAACACAACATTATCTTTTTTAGAATCTACAATTGATTTAGAAGAGCTAATCAAATTAGCTGAATTAAATGAATGTGAATATTTAGCAATTACTGAAAAAGGTAATATGTTTTCTTTCGCAAGGTTTGCTATACTTGCAAAAGAAAAAAATATTAAAACTATTTTTGGATTACAATTCAATTTAAGAATCAAGGATAAATCATATCAATTTTTAGCTTACGCACAAAATAATAAAACACTGAAAACTTTGTTTGATTTCAATTTTTTACATTCCAAACAAGGGTTTGTGACGACTGAAGATTTAACACAGTTTAATGATTTGGTTTTTATCGATCACCCTACCGAAGGATATTATGCCTTAACTGATTCATATATTGAAAATTTAAACTATTATATTGGTTTATGTCAGTATAAACTAGATTCAGATGAATTAAAAATTAATTTAAATGACAAACGATTTTTATTTATTAATGAATGAAAGGCGAATGACGAATTTGATTTAAAGACATTAAACATGTTATACTGAATAAAAAATCAATCAGCAGGTACGTTATCTTACATAGAATCAATAAATTTCGACATAAACACAAATGTTAAATTTATTGAAGAATTAATAAGTAGAACTAATGATTTAGCCAAATCATTAGCTTTTGAAATATCATTTGATCATTTTAAAATGCCCGTGTTTCCTAATAATGAAAACATTGACAGTTTCCAATATTTAAAAAAACAATTATTGAAAAATATTCCAAATAAATTACAGCATATTGCTGATCAACAAAAATACATGGACCGGCTAAAATATGAATTAAACATTATTAAAGAATTAGGCTTTGAAGATTATTTTTTAATCATTTGAGATTTTATAAAATGAGCAAAAACAAATAACATAAGCATAGGGCCGGGTCGTGGATCTGCTGCCGGGTCATTGGTAAGTTATATATTGGATATCACTCAAATAGATCCAATTGAATATAATTTATTATTCGAACGTTTCTTAAATCCAAAAAGAGTGTCACTGCCGGATATCGATATTGATGTGCAAGATGATAAAAGAGGTGAATTGATTCAATACTTAGTAAATAAATACGGCTTTAATAACGTTGCGACAATAGTAACGTTTTCAACATTAGGTACTAAATCAGCAATGCGCGATTCAGCAAGAGCTATGAATATACCAATACCAACGATTGATTCATTAGCACAGAAAATACCGAATAGTGAAATGTCTTTAAATGAAGTATATGAAAATAACACATCATTTCAAAACGCCATTAATAATTATCAATTAAATGAAAATGGGGAAAATGTTTTAAAAACAGCTTTTGAAGAAGCGTGTAAAATTCAAGGTTTCTATCGTCAAAGTGGGACGCATGCTGCAGGGATAATTATCAGTGAAGAAAACATAATTAATAAAAGTCCGGTAATGATTGCAAATGACGGTTTACAAACACAAATGACAATGGATTACTTAGAAAAGTTTGGTTTATTAAAAATAGATATTTTAGGTTTGAAAACTTTATCAATAATTAGCGAAATAGTTGATTTAATAAAAAAACATGAACCTGAATTCAATATTGACTCAATACCGATGAATGATGAAAAAACATTCAATCTTTTAACTTTGGGTAAAACAGCCGGTATATTCCAATTAGAATCACCGGGAATGATTAAAACACTAAGAAAAGTGCGTGTCGATAATTTTAATGATATCGTTGCTATTATTTCATTATTTAGACCAGGACCCATGCAATACATAACTACTTATTCGGAAAGAAAAAACGGAAATGAACCAGTGGCAAAAATAGCTCCCATATACGATGAAATTCTTAAATCAACATATGGAATAATGATTTATCAAGAACAAATTCTAGAAGTTGTACAAAAGATTTCTAAAATGGATTACGCGCAAGCTGATTTATTAAGAAGAGCAATTAGTAAGAAAAAAATTGAACAATTTTCTCAATTCAAAAATGTTTTTATAGAAATGTCAAAAAATAATGGTTATACTGAAAATGTTATTGAAAAAATATTTAATGATATTGAAAAATTTGCAGAATATGGTTTCAATAAATCTCATGCTGTAAGTTATGCCACTATAACCTACCGTATGGCTTATTTAAAAAGACATTATCCGCTACAGTTCTACTCAGCTATTATTTCTTCAAGCATTAACAGTTCTGAAAATATGAATCGTTACGTAAACGAGGCAAAAGAATTAGGAATTGAAATTGTCAGCCCATTGATTGAAATTAGTTCTGATCACTCAGTAATTAAAGATGGTAAAATCTATTTACCACTAAACATGATCAAGGGACTGGGTAAGGTCGGTGTAAATAATATCATCACTGAAAGAAATGACAATGGGGAATTTCAAAACTTGATTGAAACAATATTACGTTTAAGAGCAGCTAATATCGGTGAAGCGGCAATAAAAATTTTAATTAAAGCAAGTACATTTAGATCATATGGTAATCAAAAAACATTATTGAAAGCTCTCGAAAATGGTAGTAGATTAATGTTAGAAATTGAAAATGCATTCAACAATAAAGATAAAACAGTCGACTGAAATGCTATTAATTACGAAGTGCCAATTGAAAAATTAGCTTATGATTATGAATTTGAATCAGCTAATGAGTACCAATACTTAGGTAATATATATAATTCTTCATTAACTAAGCAATATGAAGGGGAAGTTAAACTAATAAATATTCATCCCGGTACTGAACATGTGATTGTCGTTTATTTAAATGAAGCAGTCGTAAAAATATCAAAATTCAATAAGCCATTCACATCAGTGACGATATCAGATTCTTCAGCAACAATACGCTTAAATATTTGAAAAGATAGTGATATTAAAAACTCTGTAGGTAAATTAATTAAAGCAACATTACTTAAAAAAACGGATGGTTATTTTATGATCAAGGATTGAAAGGAAATCTAG
- a CDS encoding 5'-3' exonuclease, protein MKKRILIIDGTYLVCRSYFGTLYSSLKLENSKGEATNAIVGFFNTFFKLLRDYNPYQVFFCFDCQGKTFRHQMYSDYKAQRDKAPEDFYHQFLAIKQVIKDLNFYSLENPEFEADDIIASLALKAKENHDVLIYSADGDLNQLIDDNITLLKPKVKQIVEVTKENFKDFFEIMPDQIVDYKAMIGDSSDNFKGIKGIGPKTATKLLLKYKTLDNIFQNINDLDEKTKNKFILYKDDVLRDKILSQLRYDVPIESFDILDTKMKIIISEPAFEIIEKYELWKILSILRKLEY, encoded by the coding sequence ATGAAAAAAAGAATTTTAATTATTGATGGGACATACTTAGTTTGTCGTTCTTATTTTGGTACGCTATATTCTTCTTTAAAGTTAGAGAACTCCAAGGGAGAAGCTACTAATGCTATAGTCGGATTCTTCAATACTTTTTTTAAATTATTAAGAGATTATAATCCTTACCAAGTATTCTTTTGCTTTGACTGTCAGGGTAAAACATTTCGTCACCAAATGTACAGTGACTATAAAGCACAAAGAGATAAAGCACCAGAAGATTTTTATCACCAGTTTTTAGCAATTAAACAAGTTATAAAAGATTTAAATTTTTACAGTTTGGAAAATCCCGAATTTGAAGCCGATGACATAATCGCTAGTTTAGCCTTAAAAGCAAAAGAAAATCACGACGTATTAATTTATTCAGCAGATGGTGATTTAAACCAGTTAATTGATGACAATATCACTTTATTAAAACCAAAAGTGAAACAAATAGTTGAAGTAACTAAAGAAAATTTTAAAGATTTTTTTGAAATAATGCCTGATCAAATTGTAGATTACAAAGCAATGATTGGAGATAGTAGCGATAACTTCAAGGGAATAAAAGGTATTGGTCCTAAAACTGCAACTAAATTATTATTAAAATATAAAACTCTTGACAATATTTTTCAAAATATTAATGATTTAGATGAAAAAACGAAAAATAAATTTATTTTATATAAGGATGATGTATTAAGAGATAAGATACTCTCACAATTGAGGTATGATGTCCCGATTGAATCCTTTGACATTTTAGACACTAAAATGAAAATTATTATTTCAGAACCAGCTTTTGAAATAATTGAAAAATATGAATTATGAAAAATTCTTAGCATTTTAAGAAAATTGGAATATTAA